A single Stigmatella aurantiaca DNA region contains:
- a CDS encoding DUF4388 domain-containing protein → MAIQGDLFSYPLPELLQWLDGSRKTGTLQLSWEAGERKLFVLSGQVTAMSSAGLRERVARLSELARLCRGNRVLAAFDELQRDPDVEDAFLRHGVDVRMVREMGREELVSSVMDLTMAGRGTFHWTEDGDRTGEDWLPSDMSLRELLFESLRWVDEHADVERALPIDAMSVRALAPPSASQPFLHRALLTLCAQPQNLGRLRLSMGVSRSALTRRVYDLLRLKLVEVEGAPHVEADPVAEMLEKGAVLVREGQFDAAGIICASLLSSDPADRRVREFARMVQREHVAALYGELSPVAVPVMVHDPGAMTLLKPEERQIAGLVNGHWDVSTLVLAVPARELDTLRTLAKLTRMGLLQLTVPGR, encoded by the coding sequence ATGGCCATCCAAGGCGATCTCTTTAGCTACCCCCTTCCTGAACTCCTCCAATGGCTGGACGGCTCCCGCAAGACGGGAACGTTGCAGCTCTCGTGGGAGGCGGGCGAGCGCAAGCTCTTTGTCCTCTCCGGCCAGGTGACCGCCATGTCCAGTGCCGGCCTGCGCGAGCGCGTGGCGCGGCTCTCGGAGCTGGCCCGGCTGTGCCGGGGCAACCGGGTGCTCGCGGCCTTCGACGAGCTGCAGCGCGACCCGGACGTGGAGGACGCCTTCCTGCGGCACGGCGTGGACGTGCGGATGGTGCGGGAGATGGGCCGCGAGGAGCTGGTCAGCTCGGTGATGGACCTGACCATGGCGGGCCGGGGCACCTTCCACTGGACGGAGGATGGGGACCGGACGGGCGAGGACTGGCTCCCCTCGGACATGAGCCTCCGGGAGCTGCTCTTCGAGTCGCTGCGGTGGGTGGACGAGCACGCGGACGTGGAGCGGGCGCTGCCCATCGACGCGATGAGCGTGCGCGCCCTGGCGCCGCCCAGCGCCAGCCAGCCGTTCCTGCACCGGGCCCTGCTCACGCTGTGCGCCCAGCCACAGAACCTGGGGCGGCTGCGGCTGTCCATGGGCGTGTCGCGCTCGGCGCTGACCCGGCGCGTGTACGACTTGCTGCGGCTGAAGCTGGTGGAGGTGGAGGGGGCGCCCCACGTGGAGGCCGACCCCGTGGCGGAGATGCTGGAGAAGGGCGCTGTGCTGGTGCGCGAGGGGCAGTTCGACGCGGCGGGCATCATCTGCGCCTCGCTGTTGTCGAGCGACCCGGCGGACCGGCGCGTGCGCGAGTTCGCGCGCATGGTGCAGCGCGAGCACGTGGCGGCGCTCTATGGCGAGCTGTCCCCGGTGGCCGTGCCCGTCATGGTGCATGACCCCGGGGCGATGACGCTGCTCAAGCCCGAGGAGCGGCAGATCGCCGGCCTCGTCAACGGGCACTGGGACGTCTCGACGCTGGTGCTGGCGGTGCCCGCGCGCGAGCTGGACACCCTGCGCACCCTGGCGAAGCTCACGCGCATGGGGCTGCTCCAGCTCACCGTGCCCGGGCGCTGA
- a CDS encoding GTP-binding protein: MSSVNLMAREVAAKIVFYGPGLSGKTTTLRKIYETIRPAHRGEMMSIATEGDRTLFFDFLPVKVERVNDCSVRLALYTVPGQVFYNATRKLVLQGADGVVFVADSQPEALDSNRESLQNLEENLLEQGVRLDRFPLVMQWNKRDIEKTLPVEQLRAVLNTRGVPEYETAATSGQGVLDTLKSITRLVIKDLRAKRIVPSPRPTAPPVENPGAGLEARLSQHLPRPPSHTGLPAHPPSLMPRQNPAQAATAQAPRVETPAPLTAPAPTPAGQRTLGPASALAPGDLFDYARAAEAAFASGQYGTCVASCMDAVRRALAYAGEGTLAQQGFLLRTDGADLLKLQGLSKRVETLRVDDAAFALYFLMQVFTRLNDARLPETA; the protein is encoded by the coding sequence GTGAGCAGCGTGAACCTGATGGCCCGCGAAGTGGCCGCCAAGATCGTCTTCTATGGTCCGGGTCTCTCCGGCAAGACGACGACCTTGCGCAAGATCTACGAGACGATCCGGCCAGCGCACCGGGGCGAGATGATGTCCATCGCCACCGAAGGGGACCGGACGCTCTTCTTCGACTTCCTCCCCGTGAAGGTGGAGCGCGTCAACGACTGCTCGGTCCGGTTGGCGCTCTACACCGTGCCGGGCCAGGTCTTCTACAACGCCACCCGCAAGCTGGTGCTCCAGGGCGCCGACGGCGTGGTGTTCGTCGCCGACTCGCAGCCCGAGGCCCTGGACTCCAACCGCGAGTCGCTCCAGAACCTGGAGGAGAACCTGCTGGAGCAGGGCGTCCGCCTGGACCGCTTCCCGTTGGTGATGCAGTGGAACAAGCGGGACATCGAGAAGACGCTGCCCGTGGAGCAGCTGCGCGCGGTGCTCAACACCCGCGGGGTGCCCGAGTACGAGACCGCCGCCACCAGCGGCCAGGGCGTCCTCGACACGCTCAAGTCCATCACCCGGCTGGTCATCAAGGACCTGCGGGCCAAGCGCATCGTCCCCTCGCCCCGCCCCACCGCGCCGCCCGTGGAGAACCCGGGCGCGGGCCTGGAGGCCCGGCTGAGCCAGCACCTGCCCCGCCCCCCGTCCCACACCGGCCTCCCCGCCCATCCGCCCTCGCTCATGCCCCGCCAGAACCCCGCCCAGGCCGCCACGGCCCAGGCGCCCCGGGTGGAGACCCCGGCGCCGCTGACGGCCCCGGCGCCCACCCCGGCGGGCCAGCGCACCCTGGGCCCCGCGAGCGCCCTGGCCCCCGGGGACTTGTTCGACTACGCCCGGGCCGCCGAGGCCGCCTTCGCCAGCGGCCAGTACGGCACCTGCGTGGCCTCGTGCATGGACGCCGTCCGGCGCGCCCTGGCCTACGCCGGCGAGGGAACGCTCGCCCAGCAGGGCTTCCTGCTGCGCACGGATGGCGCGGACCTGCTGAAGCTCCAGGGGCTCTCCAAGCGCGTGGAGACGCTGCGCGTGGATGACGCGGCCTTCGCCCTCTACTTCCTGATGCAGGTCTTCACCCGGCTCAACGACGCCCGGCTGCCAGAGACGGCATAG
- a CDS encoding anhydro-N-acetylmuramic acid kinase: MSSRASGPSAPSSRLCIGLLSGTSVDAAEAALCRVEGTGAQVTLELVSHVSHPFPPAFTQRVLAANDARTLCALNFELGERFASAALDVIAHAGLSPRDIHVIGSHGQTVAHLPASLSPVPSTLQLGEAAVIAERTGIPVVSDFRTRDMAAGGEGAPLIPYLDWAIFRKAGTARAFQNIGGIANLAVVGDRLEDTLAFDTGPGNMLLDGLARRITQGQLACDLDGQLSRRGQVLPELLEELLTLPFFAQPPPRSAGREGFGGALLERLWERGASRPYDLMATALTFTVESMARAYEVHVLPRFGSLEAVYVSGGGTRNPYLMGRFTERLAPLPVRLLDTLGFPEGAKEAACFALLAAEYLSGTAANVPSATGARRQVVLGKLTP, from the coding sequence ATGAGCTCTCGCGCTTCCGGGCCTTCGGCTCCGTCCTCGCGGCTGTGCATCGGGCTGCTGTCCGGGACCAGCGTGGACGCGGCGGAGGCCGCGCTCTGCCGCGTGGAGGGCACCGGCGCCCAGGTGACGCTGGAGCTGGTGTCCCACGTGTCCCACCCCTTTCCCCCCGCCTTCACCCAGCGGGTGCTCGCGGCCAACGACGCCCGGACGCTCTGCGCGCTCAACTTCGAGCTGGGCGAGCGCTTCGCCTCGGCCGCCCTGGACGTCATCGCCCACGCGGGCCTCTCGCCCCGGGACATCCACGTCATCGGCTCCCACGGGCAGACGGTGGCCCACCTCCCCGCGAGCCTCTCCCCCGTCCCCTCCACACTCCAGCTCGGCGAGGCCGCCGTCATCGCCGAGCGCACGGGCATCCCCGTGGTGAGTGACTTCCGCACCCGGGACATGGCCGCGGGGGGCGAGGGCGCGCCGCTCATCCCCTACCTCGACTGGGCCATCTTCCGGAAAGCGGGCACCGCCCGGGCGTTCCAGAACATCGGGGGCATCGCCAACCTGGCCGTCGTGGGAGACCGGCTGGAGGACACCCTCGCCTTCGACACCGGGCCCGGCAACATGCTGCTGGACGGGCTGGCCCGGCGCATCACCCAGGGCCAGCTCGCGTGCGACCTCGACGGCCAGCTCTCGCGGCGCGGCCAGGTCCTCCCGGAGCTGCTGGAGGAGCTGCTCACCCTGCCGTTCTTCGCCCAGCCCCCGCCGCGCAGCGCGGGGCGGGAGGGCTTCGGCGGCGCGCTGCTGGAGCGGCTCTGGGAGCGGGGCGCCTCGCGCCCCTACGACTTGATGGCCACGGCGCTCACCTTCACCGTCGAGTCCATGGCCCGGGCCTACGAGGTGCACGTCCTGCCCCGCTTCGGGAGCCTGGAGGCCGTGTACGTCTCGGGAGGTGGCACGCGGAATCCCTACCTGATGGGCCGGTTCACCGAGCGGCTGGCCCCCCTGCCCGTGCGCCTCCTGGACACGCTGGGCTTCCCCGAAGGCGCGAAGGAAGCAGCCTGTTTCGCCCTGTTGGCGGCCGAGTACCTCTCGGGAACCGCCGCGAATGTACCGTCCGCGACTGGCGCGAGGCGCCAAGTCGTTCTAGGTAAGCTGACACCGTGA
- a CDS encoding type VI immunity family protein, producing MSEPTLPRIRIVSSQGIPLIREGLKICFYMHRARKDIGQEVLNALDTYLDAVGTHALGWFNDHQGDWSGLDASGWEATRREILEGRWPGFELVDDPAGVHAFRFEYYGKQLVRLRDAEPDAVSAVGFWLPTEFLEAQGPARVLELALALGTALPFSSGHAGLSFNALRGVRQTEEELARVCLRYPGIDIADVDSLSWQLGHQLRGPAWLTFLGPLALGRLGDTDTLRSRLHSPHTEVRPLAGGSVAISLGPRPEAGDTLSGHPLTHYRELAHALGPWLHHTQGPWAYFPEEVRQKWERRFLD from the coding sequence ATGAGTGAGCCCACCCTGCCCCGGATCCGCATTGTCTCAAGCCAGGGAATCCCCCTGATTCGCGAAGGCTTGAAGATTTGCTTCTACATGCACCGCGCCAGGAAGGACATCGGCCAGGAAGTGCTCAACGCGCTGGATACTTATCTAGATGCCGTGGGCACTCACGCACTCGGCTGGTTCAATGACCATCAGGGCGATTGGAGCGGACTCGATGCCAGCGGGTGGGAAGCCACGCGGCGCGAAATCCTGGAAGGACGTTGGCCCGGTTTCGAGCTGGTAGATGACCCTGCGGGCGTTCATGCTTTTCGTTTCGAGTACTACGGTAAGCAGCTTGTCCGGCTGAGAGACGCTGAGCCGGATGCGGTCTCAGCCGTTGGATTCTGGCTGCCCACGGAATTCCTGGAAGCACAAGGCCCGGCACGTGTCCTCGAACTGGCCTTGGCACTGGGAACAGCGCTGCCCTTCAGCTCAGGCCACGCGGGACTCTCGTTCAACGCCCTCCGGGGTGTTCGTCAGACCGAGGAGGAACTGGCGCGTGTGTGCTTGCGCTATCCTGGCATCGATATCGCCGACGTGGACTCCCTTTCCTGGCAGCTCGGCCACCAGCTCAGAGGCCCCGCCTGGCTGACTTTCCTGGGGCCCCTCGCACTCGGCCGGCTGGGCGATACCGATACACTTCGATCCCGCCTGCATTCGCCCCATACGGAGGTACGCCCTCTCGCGGGAGGCAGCGTTGCCATCTCCCTGGGCCCTCGGCCGGAAGCGGGCGACACGCTCTCCGGTCATCCATTGACTCACTACAGAGAACTGGCACACGCGCTGGGGCCCTGGCTGCATCACACTCAAGGCCCTTGGGCATACTTTCCCGAAGAGGTGCGCCAAAAGTGGGAACGGCGCTTCCTCGACTGA
- a CDS encoding N-acetylmuramic acid 6-phosphate etherase: protein MGSPRRGSPALPPTERLHPRADALDLQSPEEIVRRLHREDLAAVRAVRGALPVIAEAARAVADALRAGGRLLYVGAGTSGRLGVLDASECPPTFGSPPSQVQTALAGGRRAMTRAVEGAEDDAGAGAEAVRRFRIRPQDVVCGISASASTPYVLGALAEARKRKARTVLVCCNPPKRGTAADILILAPTGPELVAGSTRLKAGTATKLILNALTTTAFISLGKVYRGRMVDVRPTNVKLRARAARMVAELTELPLPEAQRLLTSAGGEVKVALAMHFTGLKAGAARKRLRTSSLRALAQKNGG, encoded by the coding sequence GTGGGAAGTCCGCGGCGAGGTTCGCCCGCGCTCCCACCCACCGAGCGGCTTCATCCCCGTGCGGACGCGCTCGACCTCCAATCTCCGGAGGAGATCGTCCGCCGGTTGCATCGAGAAGACCTGGCAGCCGTCCGAGCGGTCCGTGGCGCCCTTCCCGTTATCGCGGAAGCGGCTCGAGCCGTTGCGGACGCGTTGCGTGCAGGCGGCCGGTTGCTCTACGTGGGCGCTGGCACCAGTGGACGCCTGGGGGTGCTGGACGCCAGTGAGTGTCCCCCCACCTTCGGCAGCCCTCCTTCCCAAGTCCAGACCGCCCTGGCCGGTGGCCGCCGGGCGATGACCCGTGCCGTAGAAGGCGCGGAGGACGACGCGGGCGCGGGGGCCGAGGCGGTGCGCCGTTTCCGGATCCGTCCCCAGGACGTGGTGTGCGGCATCTCCGCCAGCGCCTCCACGCCCTATGTGCTGGGCGCCCTGGCAGAGGCCCGGAAGCGCAAGGCCCGCACGGTGCTCGTCTGCTGCAACCCGCCCAAGCGGGGCACGGCGGCGGACATCCTGATCCTGGCGCCCACGGGGCCGGAGCTGGTGGCGGGCTCCACGCGGCTGAAGGCCGGCACCGCGACGAAGCTGATCCTCAACGCGCTGACGACCACGGCCTTCATCTCCCTGGGCAAGGTGTACCGGGGCCGGATGGTGGACGTGCGGCCGACAAACGTGAAGCTCCGGGCCCGGGCCGCCCGCATGGTGGCGGAGCTGACAGAGCTCCCGCTGCCTGAGGCCCAGCGGCTGCTGACCTCCGCGGGCGGAGAGGTCAAGGTGGCGCTGGCCATGCACTTCACGGGGCTCAAGGCCGGAGCGGCCCGCAAGCGGCTGCGAACCTCTTCCCTGCGTGCCCTGGCACAGAAGAACGGCGGTTGA
- the rpmB gene encoding 50S ribosomal protein L28, giving the protein MAWKCDLCGKRPLVGNNVSHANNKTKKRSLPNLQKIRASVEGRTERVLACTRCIKAGKVVKAA; this is encoded by the coding sequence ATGGCGTGGAAGTGCGACCTCTGTGGAAAGCGTCCGCTGGTGGGGAACAACGTCTCCCACGCGAACAACAAGACCAAGAAGCGGAGCCTGCCGAACCTCCAGAAGATCCGGGCCAGCGTCGAGGGCCGCACGGAGCGCGTTCTGGCCTGCACCCGCTGCATCAAGGCGGGCAAGGTGGTAAAGGCCGCCTGA
- a CDS encoding NAD(P)-binding protein, translating into MATQPARLQLPSGPSRHVYDAIVLGSQIGGALAAALLARRSHRVLLIEHDGTGTGYEHGGYILPYTPSITPSLKAMPSVEEAFTELGLTSTIQRNLRSHVPELQLILPRHRVDLHGDLTRRRAELGREFGETAEGLFSALSATTTQHEASDAFFKEQPNLPPDGMLETWKLNKRIRQHEGLEAHPRISSNTPPGALLRALQPFLTHLDKSSAPLALTRPLSQALQSPQRYPGGTEGLRELLVKRLTELGGDVLSRENSESFIVEELTFDGARFEGVKVLRSDVVYRASCLVAATDSGALRRLVTDRKRHRGLLEQLDASTTRSLLFTVNWVVPVEALPRGMGELLLMDTEDAELGAMLIQQHPARTPGGKEDEALRIVCAGVFIPASARELGEEHLQKVAQRIDTHLDGLMPFTQGKRVLRSVPYLDAGGVRGSRLMPHPLYSFEAEAFLGVTGLNQRTQAKNILLAGREVLPGLGLEGEFLAGMRAARLVQEMLKKKNPLKG; encoded by the coding sequence ATGGCGACGCAACCAGCCAGACTTCAGCTTCCCTCGGGCCCTTCCCGGCACGTCTATGACGCGATTGTCCTGGGCAGCCAGATTGGTGGGGCCCTCGCGGCCGCGCTCCTGGCGCGGCGCAGCCACCGGGTGCTGCTCATCGAGCACGACGGCACGGGCACGGGCTACGAGCACGGGGGCTACATTCTGCCCTACACCCCGTCCATCACCCCATCCCTGAAGGCCATGCCCTCGGTGGAGGAGGCATTCACCGAGCTGGGCCTGACGTCCACGATTCAGCGCAACCTGCGCTCCCACGTGCCCGAGCTGCAGCTCATCCTCCCGCGCCACCGGGTGGACCTGCACGGCGACCTGACCCGCCGCCGCGCGGAGCTGGGGCGCGAGTTCGGGGAGACGGCCGAGGGGCTGTTCTCGGCGCTCTCGGCGACCACCACCCAGCACGAGGCCAGCGACGCGTTCTTCAAGGAACAGCCCAACCTGCCGCCCGACGGCATGCTGGAGACGTGGAAGCTCAACAAGCGCATCCGCCAGCACGAGGGGCTGGAGGCCCACCCGCGGATCTCCAGCAACACCCCGCCGGGAGCGCTGCTGCGCGCGCTTCAGCCATTCCTCACCCACCTGGACAAGTCCTCCGCGCCGCTGGCGCTCACCCGCCCGCTGTCCCAGGCGCTCCAGTCGCCCCAGCGCTACCCGGGCGGCACGGAGGGCCTGCGGGAGCTGCTCGTCAAGCGGCTGACCGAGCTGGGAGGGGACGTGCTCAGCCGGGAGAACTCCGAGAGCTTCATCGTGGAGGAGCTCACCTTCGATGGGGCCCGCTTCGAGGGCGTGAAGGTGCTGCGCTCGGACGTGGTGTACCGGGCCTCGTGTCTGGTGGCCGCCACGGACTCGGGGGCTTTGCGGCGGCTCGTCACGGACCGCAAGCGGCACCGGGGCCTGCTGGAGCAGTTGGACGCCTCCACCACCCGCTCGCTGCTGTTCACGGTGAACTGGGTGGTGCCGGTGGAGGCGCTGCCGCGGGGCATGGGCGAGCTGCTGCTCATGGACACCGAGGACGCGGAGCTGGGCGCGATGCTGATCCAGCAGCACCCGGCACGCACGCCCGGCGGCAAGGAGGACGAGGCGCTGCGCATCGTCTGCGCCGGGGTCTTCATCCCCGCCAGCGCGCGGGAGCTGGGCGAGGAGCACCTCCAGAAGGTGGCTCAGCGCATCGACACGCACCTGGATGGGCTGATGCCCTTCACGCAGGGCAAGCGGGTGCTGCGCTCGGTCCCCTACCTGGACGCGGGCGGGGTGCGCGGGAGTCGGCTGATGCCCCACCCCCTGTACTCCTTCGAGGCGGAAGCCTTCCTGGGCGTCACGGGTTTGAACCAGCGCACGCAGGCGAAGAACATCCTGCTGGCGGGCCGCGAGGTGCTGCCGGGTTTGGGGCTGGAGGGCGAGTTCCTGGCGGGGATGCGCGCTGCCCGGCTGGTGCAGGAAATGCTCAAGAAGAAGAACCCCCTCAAGGGGTGA
- a CDS encoding HAD family hydrolase has product MTAFPRPLAVIFDMDGTLVDNMRFHSEAWVSLSRKLGVEATAERFEREFAGKKNEEILPLLLGRPLPAEELARLSLEKEIHYRTIYTPHLALMRGAEAFIARLQGAHLRLAVATASPTENRQLVLDGLGIRSTFARVVGAEEVVHGKPAPDIFLAAARGLGVEPAACVVFEDALNGIRAARAAGMLAVGITSTTPPELLREAGAHWTAPDFASLPPELEALLLDGKGASR; this is encoded by the coding sequence ATGACCGCCTTCCCCCGGCCGCTCGCCGTCATCTTCGACATGGATGGCACCCTCGTCGACAACATGCGCTTCCACTCGGAAGCCTGGGTGTCCCTCTCCCGGAAGCTGGGCGTCGAAGCCACCGCCGAGCGCTTCGAGCGCGAGTTCGCCGGTAAGAAGAACGAGGAGATCCTCCCGCTGCTCCTGGGCCGGCCGCTGCCCGCCGAGGAGCTGGCCCGCCTCTCGCTGGAGAAGGAGATCCACTACCGGACGATCTACACCCCGCACCTGGCGCTCATGCGCGGCGCCGAGGCCTTCATCGCCCGTCTCCAGGGCGCGCACCTCCGGCTCGCCGTGGCCACCGCCTCGCCCACGGAGAACCGCCAGTTGGTACTCGACGGCCTGGGCATCCGGAGCACGTTCGCGCGCGTGGTGGGCGCCGAGGAGGTGGTCCACGGCAAGCCCGCGCCGGACATCTTCCTCGCGGCGGCCCGGGGCTTAGGCGTGGAGCCCGCGGCCTGTGTCGTCTTCGAGGATGCCCTGAACGGCATCCGCGCGGCCCGGGCGGCGGGAATGCTCGCGGTGGGCATCACCTCCACCACCCCCCCGGAATTGCTCCGCGAGGCGGGCGCCCACTGGACGGCCCCGGATTTCGCCTCGCTCCCGCCCGAGTTGGAAGCCCTGCTTCTCGACGGGAAAGGCGCCAGCCGCTGA
- a CDS encoding amino acid permease, whose translation MSEDRARQKEADAAQLQGLGYGQQLLRDMGGFSNFAVSFSIISILTGAVTLYGHGLNFGGPLVMGIGWPLVSVMTLTVAASLAQLASSFPTAGALYHWSAMLGGPRVGFFTAWFNTVGQFAITAGIDYGLAEFVADMLGWPRERGSVLPLYAAILTSHAVLNHVGVRAVAWLNNLSAWYHVAGVAVVIGALVAFAPKQDPAFLLTRFTTGNHVYLYGFLIGLLQAQWTFTGYDASAHVSEETVDPTRNAPWGIFLSVAVSAVVGYGLLAAVTLAITDLPSAAAAPNPFIHVLTTALGPALGGALVWVAIGAMWFCGLSSITSNSRMLFAFARDNGLPASAQLARVSGRFQSPYVAVWVSAAGAFLVAIWSGAYAAMVALSTLALYASYALPIWVGWRARRNGTWSHRGPWDLGRWSTPINLVALVWCGTITVLFVLPPNELAGYTFAGALALLALYWIVAQRHTFVGPKVTLLKPAPAPVEGPSNAA comes from the coding sequence ATGAGTGAAGATCGGGCGCGTCAGAAGGAAGCCGATGCGGCCCAGCTCCAGGGGCTGGGCTACGGGCAGCAGCTGCTTCGCGACATGGGGGGCTTCTCCAACTTCGCCGTCTCCTTCTCCATCATTTCCATCCTCACCGGGGCGGTGACGCTCTACGGCCACGGCCTGAACTTCGGTGGCCCGCTCGTCATGGGCATTGGCTGGCCCCTGGTCTCGGTGATGACGCTCACAGTGGCGGCGAGCCTCGCGCAGCTCGCCTCGTCCTTTCCCACGGCGGGCGCGCTCTACCACTGGTCCGCGATGCTGGGGGGCCCCCGCGTGGGCTTCTTCACTGCCTGGTTCAACACCGTGGGCCAGTTCGCCATCACCGCGGGCATCGACTACGGGCTGGCCGAGTTCGTCGCGGACATGCTCGGCTGGCCGCGGGAGCGTGGCTCCGTGCTGCCCCTGTACGCCGCCATCCTCACCTCGCACGCGGTGCTCAACCACGTGGGGGTGCGCGCGGTGGCCTGGCTCAACAACCTGTCGGCCTGGTACCACGTGGCCGGCGTGGCGGTGGTCATCGGGGCGCTCGTCGCGTTCGCGCCCAAGCAGGACCCGGCCTTCCTGCTCACCCGGTTCACCACGGGCAACCACGTCTACCTCTACGGCTTCCTCATCGGCCTGCTGCAGGCCCAGTGGACCTTCACCGGCTACGACGCGAGCGCCCACGTCTCCGAGGAGACGGTGGACCCCACGCGCAACGCCCCCTGGGGCATCTTCCTCTCGGTGGCCGTGAGCGCTGTGGTGGGCTACGGCCTGCTCGCCGCGGTGACGCTGGCCATCACGGACCTGCCTTCGGCGGCGGCGGCGCCCAACCCCTTCATCCACGTGCTGACCACCGCGCTGGGCCCGGCGCTGGGCGGGGCGCTGGTGTGGGTGGCGATTGGCGCGATGTGGTTCTGCGGCCTCTCCTCCATCACCTCCAACTCGCGCATGCTCTTCGCGTTCGCGCGCGACAATGGGCTTCCCGCCTCGGCGCAGCTCGCCCGCGTGTCCGGGCGGTTCCAGAGCCCGTACGTGGCCGTCTGGGTCAGCGCGGCGGGCGCGTTCCTCGTGGCCATCTGGAGCGGCGCCTATGCGGCCATGGTGGCGCTGAGCACCCTGGCGCTCTATGCCTCCTACGCGCTGCCCATCTGGGTGGGGTGGCGGGCCCGCCGCAACGGCACCTGGTCCCACCGGGGCCCGTGGGATTTGGGGCGCTGGTCCACCCCCATCAACCTGGTGGCGCTCGTGTGGTGCGGCACCATCACGGTGCTCTTCGTGCTGCCGCCCAACGAGCTGGCAGGCTACACCTTCGCCGGGGCGCTTGCCCTGCTGGCGCTCTACTGGATCGTGGCGCAGCGGCACACCTTCGTGGGACCGAAGGTCACCCTGCTCAAGCCCGCCCCGGCCCCCGTGGAAGGGCCTTCCAACGCCGCGTGA
- a CDS encoding prenyltransferase yields MSPLRRWVYALKPASWPKVFVPALLGQALGAASTGRVSVGALAFGLLWMIADVAFVVLLNDWGDREVDALKRRMFPRGCSPKTIPDGILPARAVLAAGLGAGAVALLLAAVAGRLLERPALLPLAALGLFVFAAYTLPPLRLNYRGGGELLEMVGVGGVLPVLHAYAQGGVWLPLELKLVMPGLLALCLASALASGLSDEESDRAGGKRTFTTLLGNTVSRRASEVLLVLGALLWLGAAGWARGALLQGSLVLGALLTLFFAARVWSKSPSAVTNAFGAQSAYKLELHRAIWWGSTLLSILVLAVGLGAQR; encoded by the coding sequence GTGAGCCCCCTGCGGCGGTGGGTGTACGCGCTGAAGCCCGCGAGCTGGCCGAAGGTGTTCGTGCCAGCGCTGCTGGGCCAGGCCCTGGGGGCGGCCAGCACGGGCAGGGTGTCGGTGGGCGCGCTGGCCTTTGGCCTGCTGTGGATGATCGCCGATGTCGCCTTCGTCGTGTTGCTCAACGACTGGGGGGATCGCGAGGTGGATGCGCTCAAGCGCCGCATGTTCCCGCGCGGGTGCTCTCCGAAGACCATCCCCGACGGCATCCTTCCCGCCCGGGCCGTGCTCGCGGCGGGCCTCGGGGCCGGGGCGGTGGCGCTGCTCCTCGCGGCGGTGGCGGGAAGGCTCCTGGAGCGCCCCGCGTTGCTGCCGCTGGCGGCGCTGGGGCTGTTCGTGTTCGCCGCTTACACGCTGCCGCCCTTGCGGCTCAATTACCGGGGTGGGGGAGAGCTGCTGGAGATGGTGGGCGTGGGGGGCGTGCTCCCGGTGCTGCATGCCTATGCGCAGGGTGGGGTGTGGCTCCCCCTGGAGCTGAAGCTCGTGATGCCGGGGCTGCTGGCGCTCTGCCTGGCGAGCGCGCTCGCCAGCGGGCTGTCCGACGAGGAGAGTGACCGGGCGGGAGGAAAGCGCACGTTCACCACGCTCCTGGGCAACACGGTGTCCCGCCGTGCCTCCGAGGTTCTGCTGGTGCTGGGCGCGCTGCTCTGGCTCGGGGCCGCGGGGTGGGCCCGGGGCGCCCTGCTCCAGGGAAGCTTGGTGCTCGGTGCGCTGCTCACGCTATTCTTCGCGGCGCGCGTGTGGAGCAAGAGCCCCTCGGCGGTGACGAATGCGTTTGGTGCCCAATCGGCCTACAAGCTGGAGCTGCATCGTGCCATCTGGTGGGGCTCCACCTTGCTGTCCATTCTGGTGCTCGCGGTAGGGCTGGGGGCGCAACGGTGA